A genomic stretch from Malus domestica chromosome 15, GDT2T_hap1 includes:
- the LOC139191823 gene encoding uncharacterized protein, with the protein MAMVLRYVDDNGHVIERFVGIQHVTDTTSSSLKDAIDTFFSRNGLSIFKLRGEGYDGASNMRDELNGLKTKILREQPYAYYVHCFAHQLQLALVAVAKKNIDIASFFATANSVVNHVGASCKRCDLLRQQLQEELVIAFENDCLITGRGLNQETSLKRAGDTRWNSHYGTLINIISMFSSVVHVLQMVIDDNPNESTGEANKLMREIRTFEFVFHLFLIKVILGLINDLSQALQRKDQEIVNAMALVKSCKEKLHWMRNNGFDALVDEVSSFCEKHHIDVPNMEEAFLLPGRSRRNAPIKTNRHYYCVKLFIYVIDEQITELEDRFNELNTELLILFGMFESERFICSF; encoded by the coding sequence ATGGCTATGGTGTTGCGTTATGTGGATGACAACGGGCATGTAATTGAAAGATTTGTGGGTATCCAACATGTTACCGACACTACTTCAAGTTCACTAAAGGATGCTATTGACACATTCTTTTCTCGCAACGGTTTGAGCATTTTCAAGCTACGAGGAGAAGGTTATGATGGTGCTAGCAATATGAGAGATGAGTTGAAtggccttaaaacaaagatattgagagaacaaccttatgcatattatgttcatTGTTTTGCTCATCAACTTCAACTAGCTCTTGTTGCCGTAGCAAAGAAGAATATAGACATTGCTTCTTTTTTTGCAACGGCTAATAGTGTGGTTAATCATGTTGGAGCATCTTGTAAGCGGTGTGATTTACTTAGACAGCAACTTCAAGAAGAGCTTGTGATAGCTTTTGAAAATGATTGTCTTATAACGGGGCGAGgcttaaatcaagaaacaagtcTCAAACGTGCCGGTGATACACGATGGAACTCACACTATGGTACCTTGATTAACATCATTTCCATGTTTTCATCCGTGGTTCATGTGCTTCAAATGGTTATTGATGATAATCCCAATGAAAGTACGGGTGAagcaaataagttaatgagagAAATACGtacttttgagtttgtgtttcACCTTTTCTTGATAAAAGTCATATTGGGACTCATAAATGATTtgtcacaagcattgcaaaggaaagatcaagaaattgtgaatgcaatggctTTAGTGAAATCATGCAAGGAAAAGCTACATTGGATGAGGAATAATGGGTTTGATGCATTAGTTGATGAAgtatcttctttttgtgaaaaacatcatATTGATGTTCCTAACATGGAAGAGGCATTTCTACTTCCAGGGAGGTCAAGGCGTAATGCTCCAATAAAGACAAATCGTCATTATTATTGTGTGAAGCTCTTTATTTATGTCATTGATGAGCAAATTACGGAGTTAGAGGATCGCTTTAATGAGCTAAATACTGAGTTGCTTATTTTGTTTGGCATGTTTGAGTCTGAAAGATTCATTTGTAGCTTTTGA
- the LOC139191824 gene encoding uncharacterized protein has product MHVGPVGSVQYKAREAATNVMNQATHIETAVSKHSDQACKAYRTCLNASIKCTKFLLRQSLAFRSHDESATSSNRGNYLELLRFLTNNDDKVREVVMENAPGNLKLLAHSIQKEIVNSCALETLDAIMDGLKDRFFSILVDEAHDVSVKE; this is encoded by the coding sequence ATGCATGTTGGACCGGTTGGGAGTGTTCAATATAAGGCTAGAGAAGCTGCTACAAATGTGATGAATCAAGCTACACATATTGAAACGGCAGTGAGCAAACACTCCGACCAAGCTTGTAAGGCTTATCGCACATGCTTGAATGCATCAATCAAGTGCACTAAGTTTTTATTGCGACAAAGTCTTGCTTTTCGTAGCCATGATGAAAGTGCCACTTCAAGCAATAGGGGAAATTACTTGGAGCTATTGCGATTCCTTACAAATAATGATGATAAAGTTAGAGAAGTCGTGATGGAAAATGCTCCGGGAAATCTCAAATTACTAGCTCATTCCATTcaaaaagaaattgtgaattcatGTGCCCTTGAAACACTTGATGCTATCATGGATGGTCTAAAAGATAGATTCTTTTCAATATTGGTGGATGAAGCACATGATGTGTCTGTGAAAGAGTAA
- the LOC103415971 gene encoding uncharacterized protein, whose translation MSWLAKSIANSLKLDDDGDGDYDGPNPSSNNGTDPNSTRPESNSPSAPTVKGDISELTKTLTRQFWGVASFLAPPPDPTTRPPPPNPSDPAHPSDPEPSEEDVISGIRSDFAEIGGKFKTGISKLSSNIAVSEFTKIASNLLQFGSEEEAEAAGAAFGVTQEVLAFVRNISMHPETWLDFPLSDDDEDSDDFELSDVQQEHALAVERLAPSLAALRIELCPEHMCESHFWMIYFVLLHPRLTKHDAELLSTPKIVEARAMLSHQLKKATNENSETDPSGSSTTYVKGVSDFPKEQHLSVPPSAQSDFAPPNTSTIRSAPLPQAVDVETDKHPIQSSETQIIDKPVIEEGPVKETKYQLPLSNFSSKVVDEKYEDDGDDWLKEETSEMDGVGGTSIPVENDEDVSFSDLEEDDGDAPASYKVTSGSDSSTRDSRDWVQLTRASADSDKDSNSVEIRHSGSGQVSARNLETKESNDWLDVEDIDVI comes from the exons ATGTCATGGCTGGCTAAATCCATTGCCAACTCACTCAAGCTCGACGACGACGGCGACGGTGATTACGATGGCCCAAACCCTAGCTCCAACAATGGTACAGACCCAAATTCAACCCGACCCGAATCCAATTCACCGTCGGCTCCCACCGTCAAAGGCGACATCTCCGAGctaaccaaaaccctaactcGCCAGTTCTGGGGCGTCGCCTCCTTCCTCGCCCCGCCTCCCGATCCCACTACCCGTCCTCCTCCTCCCAACCCGTCCGACCCGGCCCATCCCTCCGATCCCGAACCTTCCGAGGAGGACGTGATCTCCGGAATCCGCAGCGACTTCGCGGAGATCGGCGGGAAGTTCAAGACCGGGATCTCGAAGCTGTCGAGTAACATAGCGGTTTCGGAGTTCACTAAGATCGCTTCGAATTTGCTTCAGTTTGGATCGGAAGAGGAGGCGGAGGCAGCTGGTGCTGCTTTTGGTGTGACCCAGGAAGTTCTCGCGTTTGTCAGGAATATCTCTATGCATCCGGAGACTTGGCTCGATTTCCCTCTCTCTGACGACGACGAAGACTCAGATG ATTTTGAATTGTCTGATGTTCAACAAGAGCATGCTCTGGCTGTTGAGCGGCTTGCACCATCATTGGCTGCTCTCAGAATTGAACTTTGCCCTGAGCATATGTGCGAGTCTCACTTTTGGATGATTTATTTCGTGCTCTTGCACCCTAGACTCACTAAACATGATGCCGAGCTTTTATCTACACCTAAG ATAGTGGAAGCTAGAGCCATGTTGTCTCATCAGCTTAAGAAGGCAACTAATGAAAATTCAGAGACAGACCCTTCAGGAAGTAGCACTACTTATGTGAAAGGAGTTTCTGATTTCCCAAAAGAACAGCATCTTTCTGTGCCACCTAGTGCTCAATCTGACTTTGCACCACCCAATACGTCTACCATCAGATCAGCTCCTCTCCCACAGGCAGTTGATGTCGAGACAGACAAGCACCCAATTCAGAGTAGCGAAACCCAAATTATTGACAAGCCTGTTATTGAGGAAGGACCAGTAAAAGAGACAAAATATCAACTGCCACTCTCTAATTTTTCCTCTAAAGTTGTGGATGAGAAATATGAGGATGATGGTGATGATTGGTTGAAAGAGGAAACTTCAGAGATGGATGGTGTTGGTGGAACCTCCATCCCTGTAGAGAATGATGAGGATGTATCATTCAGTGATCTGGAGGAGGATGATGGAGACGCACCAGCAAGTTACAAGGTCACATCCGGATCTGATTCGTCGACAAGAGACTCAAGAGATTGGGTTCAACTTACCAGAGCCTCTGCCGATTCAGATAAGGACAGCAACTCTGTTGAGATTAGACATTCTGGGTCTGGCCAGGTAAGTGCTCGTAACTTGGAGACCAAGGAATCTAATGACTGGCTTGATGTTGAAGACATTGATGTTATATGA
- the LOC139191825 gene encoding uncharacterized protein, producing the protein MELQYIASDELGTAKLDSIEQGLLARDKMIYMFKTNLVVAQNRMKVQAAKHKCERTFKVGDLVNLKLIPYQLQPLATHAYHKLHPKFYGPFEVLEKIGSVAYKLKLPEGSNIHSVFHVSCLKKHIGADVSLVPLLPLVTDDGLQAQEPKAFLQRRIYMKKYAAGVQLLLQWKGKNEDESSWEF; encoded by the coding sequence ATGGAGTTACAATACATTGCTTCCGATGAATTGGGAACTGCTAAGTTAGACAGCATTGAACAAGGACTGTTGGCCAGGGATAAAATGATATATATGTTCAAGACCAACTTAGTTGTAGCTCAGAATCGCATGAAAGTGCAAGCTGCTAAGCACAAGTGTGAGAGAACCTTTAAAGTTGGAGATTTAGTCAATCTAAAACTCATCCCATATCAGTTGCAGCCCTTAGCTACTCATGCTTACCACAAACTTCACCCAAAGTTCTATGGCCCTTTCGAAGTTTTGGAAAAAATTGGCAGTGTTGCTTATAAACTGAAGTTACCAGAAGGTTCGAATATTCACTCAGTGTTTCATGTTAGTTGTTTGAAGAAACACATTGGTGCTGATGTAAGTCTAGTCCCATTACTACCATTGGTCACTGATGATGGTCTCCAAGCTCAAGAACCGAAAGCATTTTTGCAAAGGAGGATTTATATGAAGAAATATGCAGCAGGAGTTCAATTGCTTTTGCAGTGGAAGGGCAAGAATGAAGATGAATCCTCATGGGAATTTTAA